A genomic stretch from Candidatus Methanomassiliicoccus intestinalis Issoire-Mx1 includes:
- the serA gene encoding phosphoglycerate dehydrogenase, protein MIKLLVSDELSKEGLDMLRKGGAVEVDAKPNIPHDELVKIIGDYDALVIRSGTKVTEDVIEAGKKLKVVGRAGVGVDNVDVNAATKKGILVMNTPAANIISAAEHTMAMMLSLARNVVPANVSLKAGEWKRSKFTGIELNGKTLGIIGIGRVGGEVAKRSKSFGMKLIGYDPYISPEVAVKLGVRLMSLEEVVEQADIITIHAALTPGTFHLINKDLISKMKPTAMILNVARGELIDSQALYDTLKEKKIAGAAIDVFEQEPPTGSPLLTLDNIVVTPHLGASTKEAQEKVSVEMAEAVMSFLVDHKIKNAINAPVRGMDPKVLPFISVAERLGAFAVQLVDAPVSKINVTVYGDLASVDTKMITVSALMGVLSNLSTESPNIINASYIAKEKGIQVMESKVEDSKRYVNMISVSIESENCKREVRGTAFPESEPRLLGIDDFDLDIPLEGDFLLSAHADVPGIIGRVGAILGDKGINIARMGLGRKDKGGNALLLISVDTPVSLDLIKEMNQVKDFKEVRTIKLSGLDSREYLQF, encoded by the coding sequence ATGATAAAACTGTTAGTTAGTGACGAACTCTCCAAAGAGGGTCTCGATATGCTGAGGAAGGGAGGCGCTGTAGAAGTCGATGCCAAACCAAATATTCCTCACGATGAATTAGTAAAAATCATAGGCGATTATGACGCTCTTGTAATCAGGTCCGGTACAAAGGTAACAGAGGATGTCATAGAAGCAGGTAAAAAATTAAAGGTAGTTGGAAGAGCCGGAGTAGGCGTAGACAATGTAGATGTCAATGCCGCTACCAAAAAGGGTATTTTAGTAATGAACACTCCAGCAGCGAACATCATCTCAGCTGCGGAGCATACGATGGCAATGATGCTGTCTCTGGCACGCAACGTGGTTCCTGCAAACGTCTCTCTAAAAGCCGGAGAATGGAAACGTTCTAAATTCACCGGAATTGAACTGAACGGTAAGACTCTGGGAATTATTGGAATAGGCCGTGTCGGAGGAGAGGTGGCAAAGCGCTCAAAATCATTCGGCATGAAGCTTATCGGATATGATCCATACATTTCTCCGGAAGTAGCTGTAAAACTTGGTGTACGCCTGATGTCCTTGGAAGAAGTGGTCGAGCAGGCAGATATCATCACGATTCATGCAGCTCTGACTCCTGGAACATTCCATCTGATCAATAAAGATCTGATCTCTAAAATGAAACCGACTGCCATGATCCTGAATGTGGCCAGAGGAGAACTTATTGACAGCCAGGCTTTATATGATACTTTGAAGGAGAAAAAGATTGCTGGAGCTGCAATCGATGTGTTTGAGCAGGAACCTCCGACAGGATCTCCTCTGCTTACACTGGATAATATCGTTGTCACTCCTCACCTGGGAGCGTCTACAAAAGAAGCTCAGGAAAAAGTGTCTGTGGAGATGGCAGAAGCAGTCATGTCTTTCTTAGTTGATCATAAAATCAAGAATGCCATCAACGCACCAGTCCGCGGCATGGATCCAAAAGTGCTGCCCTTCATCTCAGTTGCAGAAAGACTGGGAGCATTTGCAGTACAGCTGGTCGATGCACCGGTTTCTAAAATAAACGTCACTGTATACGGCGACTTGGCTTCTGTAGATACAAAAATGATCACAGTATCTGCTTTGATGGGAGTTCTTTCAAATCTGTCAACTGAGTCTCCAAACATCATCAATGCAAGCTATATCGCTAAGGAGAAAGGCATACAGGTTATGGAATCAAAAGTAGAAGATTCCAAGCGCTATGTCAACATGATCTCTGTATCTATTGAATCTGAAAACTGCAAGAGAGAAGTCCGCGGAACCGCATTCCCCGAGTCTGAGCCTCGTCTGCTTGGAATTGACGACTTCGATCTAGATATACCGCTGGAAGGAGACTTCCTGCTTTCCGCCCACGCCGATGTACCAGGAATTATCGGTCGTGTAGGAGCCATTCTGGGAGACAAGGGAATCAACATTGCCAGAATGGGCCTGGGAAGGAAAGACAAAGGCGGAAATGCACTTCTTCTGATTTCTGTAGATACGCCTGTAAGTTTAGATCTCATAAAAGAGATGAACCAGGTGAAGGATTTCAAAGAAGTCCGCACAATCAAACTCAGTGGTTTAGACTCAAGGGAATACCTTCAGTTCTAA
- a CDS encoding MFS transporter, with protein MRSSATIFTLPVISLILLSFILGTSEFIIVGILPDISEGLNVSLALVGNLVSLFAFAYAIGTPFITTISSRFNRLHLLIFLAAVFILGNLLCGFAPSYVVLVIARIVTAVVSGALLSIGMTFAKDTTEPANMPKVIAWIFSGFSIASIIGVPIGTALTQVIGWRYVFFVICTVSVFVTLLLYKTLPRQGSVMTSKSLTHQFILFKDVRIILGVLIVFFGAAASYVFYTYLTPILETELGVPVEYVSIVLLLFGVTSIVSNLISGRIASSGGMKKMPKAFLIQTICLAVLPLTTLYSAAGLINIFALGVLMYLMNSSIQMHFLNIASQNVPESINLASSLSPVSFNFGIALGSVCGSAIVTFASLRYVGICGALFAFLAFAITVILNIKSKSLEEVQHR; from the coding sequence GTGAGATCATCTGCAACGATTTTTACTTTACCTGTAATCTCTCTGATTCTGTTAAGTTTTATCTTAGGTACCAGTGAGTTCATAATTGTAGGCATTCTGCCGGATATCTCCGAAGGGCTGAACGTATCTCTTGCCCTTGTCGGCAATCTTGTATCTTTGTTTGCATTTGCATATGCTATCGGGACGCCTTTTATAACTACAATAAGCAGCAGGTTCAACAGGCTGCATTTGCTGATCTTTCTGGCTGCAGTCTTTATCCTGGGAAATCTTCTCTGCGGATTTGCGCCCAGTTATGTCGTTCTCGTGATTGCAAGAATCGTGACCGCCGTGGTTTCAGGAGCCCTGCTGTCAATCGGAATGACCTTTGCCAAGGACACGACTGAGCCTGCAAACATGCCTAAAGTTATAGCATGGATCTTTTCTGGATTCAGCATAGCATCGATAATTGGTGTTCCAATAGGAACTGCATTGACTCAGGTCATAGGATGGAGGTATGTTTTCTTTGTAATCTGCACAGTCAGCGTTTTTGTAACTCTGCTGTTGTACAAAACTCTGCCCAGACAAGGGTCTGTTATGACATCTAAGAGTCTGACGCACCAATTCATCCTGTTCAAAGATGTCCGGATAATTCTCGGAGTGCTGATTGTATTTTTCGGCGCTGCTGCATCATATGTGTTTTACACATATCTGACTCCAATTTTAGAGACTGAATTGGGTGTTCCAGTAGAATATGTAAGTATCGTCCTGCTGCTGTTTGGAGTAACTTCTATCGTAAGCAATCTGATCTCTGGAAGGATTGCTTCCTCAGGCGGAATGAAAAAGATGCCCAAGGCCTTCCTGATTCAGACAATCTGTCTGGCAGTTCTTCCTCTTACTACTCTGTATTCTGCAGCAGGCCTGATCAACATCTTTGCCCTTGGCGTTCTGATGTATCTCATGAACTCTTCAATACAGATGCATTTTCTGAACATAGCGTCTCAGAATGTTCCGGAATCTATCAATCTAGCATCTTCCCTAAGCCCTGTTTCGTTCAATTTCGGCATAGCTTTAGGGTCAGTCTGCGGGAGCGCTATCGTAACTTTTGCAAGTCTGAGGTATGTCGGCATCTGTGGTGCATTATTTGCATTTTTGGCGTTTGCGATAACCGTAATCCTAAATATAAAATCAAAAAGTCTGGAAGAAGTTCAGCACCGTTAA
- a CDS encoding DUF6015 family protein — translation MTSKSKMDMESVLTLENLTIAIRNGIDREGMPEEQAKEMAQHILNFFGYSERMIDNVLEPEDRDAFYMLEDTGILTTEREETTLYDGREWRIHYWLFRKERILELVCGYDMKGEDADSDVSIYEELEDGVWDTLKNPGASSF, via the coding sequence ATGACATCAAAATCAAAAATGGATATGGAGAGCGTATTAACTCTCGAAAACTTAACAATCGCTATCAGGAATGGCATAGACAGGGAAGGTATGCCAGAAGAGCAGGCAAAGGAGATGGCTCAGCACATTCTGAATTTCTTTGGATACAGCGAGCGCATGATCGACAACGTTCTTGAGCCTGAAGACCGGGATGCTTTCTATATGTTGGAAGACACCGGGATTTTGACTACGGAACGTGAAGAGACAACCCTCTATGATGGAAGAGAGTGGAGAATCCACTATTGGCTTTTCCGTAAGGAACGCATTCTGGAATTGGTATGCGGTTACGATATGAAGGGTGAAGATGCTGACTCTGATGTCTCCATCTATGAAGAATTGGAAGACGGTGTCTGGGACACTCTCAAAAATCCCGGCGCAAGCAGTTTTTAA